The nucleotide sequence tccttTTCTCTTATATCTGCCTATATTTGCACATTCACTTGGATCATTTACTTATACTAATCACTGCCAATGCTGCACTAGAGCTGCTTAAGAAATGATGTGCTGATATTCAAAGCCTGCAGTCTGAAACTTAATTTAGAGTAAATGAAATGGCACGCTTTATTGATAGTGATTGGACGCTTCATTTGAGAACAGACATCTTGAAAATAGAAGCTATGGGCTTACAAGGTAGGTAGGGGCATGGCTGGAGCGTGGGGCAGTTCACAGTACAAATGGTCTGATTCTTTTCAAGAGGCAAGTCTGCTTGTGCTTTTGCAGGTTGGTGACATACTTTATTGTTTGCAAAAGTTGTAGcttagttttgtttgcttttaccCCCCAACTTGTGTTCTTGTACTGCAATACACGATTCTGGCACTGGCCCATAACTTATGGGGATCACATTGCTTTGATATCCAGTGCATTCTGAAAGTGTTTACACTTGACAAAAGGACTTCGAGGCATCTTTTGGGTAGAACTCTTGttataaacagcattttctgatttccagctgtgctcccagatTCTCCACAACATTGTTAATGCCAAAGCAGTGTGTATGTTGGAAATAGGACTAAGATCTCTGTAAAGTGCTGAAGCATCTAATTGGAACACTGAACCGCTGCATAGTGCATAAAATATCCTGACATCCTTTCTGCAAGGCCATTAGGATGCACTTCTTTTTATTCCGTTTCTGTCCTCACATATTTGTTGGCGGTTTCTTGGGGTCCTGTGCCACTCAGAAGTGTTAGTGGTTTGCTGCTTTGCCATGGTTTTCTAGCAGTTCAGCATCTGTAAGTCGCAGTGGAGCTCATATTGATCTGAGACTGGGAATTCTTGAGGCTTCTTCAAGGACAGCTGGCGCAGAGCAAGTCAAAAGGCTTGGGGCTGGGCTGTGTAATGCTCTTTCCAAAATTGTAAACAGCCCAGCATGCTGTCCTGAAATGCCCTGAAGGGAGAAAACTGTTAAGGAAACAAAGCTGCCAATTGTAGAAAAATTTGggtttccattttcagaatttctctgGTGCCCTGGACCACATCCAGACCATCACCTCATCTTCTAGATGGTGCACGCCACTTTGGATCATCCtgatttaaaaccaaaacaagaaaacagaatactGGTCGCAGAGCAGTTCCTTGTTCTGCTGGTCAGCCGTTTGTCAGCTGTGGTAGCTCAGGTGTCTGTAATAGAAGCAGCTGGTACTGCATTGCTCCATGTCTGGCCTGGGCAGCTTTGGTACAATGCGCTGCAAGTTTCCTTTGTGCTGAGACACGAGCAGTATTTTTAAGCTCACTGAGCGCCATTGTTAGTCGAAACCCCCCAAGAGATAATCAGGTAACCAATCTAGGCTTCCTACTAAGTAACAGAGGTAATGCCCCTGTCTGCGCTGCATCTCTTTCTCCACTTAAAGGCTCTGACTCTTTTTCCTTGCCCGTCTTGCAGAGCCAGGTAGTGGAGAGCAGTTACTGCATTCAGACTGGTTCAAGTAAGGGATTAAACTTCTGAAGCGTGAGTAAAGCTTGGCCCCAAAGGGATCAGCGACTCTGGTGTGGCCACTCCACTCCAGGAGCTGCGCTCAGTGCTCTCTGAAGAGGTCCCAACTTCTCCATGTGTTGAGCAGGTTAACAGGGTAATCCTTAGGCTTTAAGTCTCtgggtttattttgttttattttcaaatgacttCAAGAGGTTGAGTCAGTTCACAGTGGCTGAAAAATGAGGGGACAGTCCCTGCAGGAAAAACATCAAGTGTGAACACGCTCACGTATGAAGCGTTTGTGGTATCCAAATTAGTTCAAGAAATTAGTACACGTCTGCAAAGATGTAGATAGGCTGTTTTAAGGTAGGTACTTGCTGTTATGCTGTGAAGGTGACTTCACCTTTAAGTAAGGTGAGCACAAGGTGTTCACAAAATGCAGTTGGAGGTGTTATCgttttattttacaatatgTAAACTTGCTCACGGCATAAATAAACATCAAGGTGTTTGATAAACATCTTGATTTCCTTGTTGCTATTGTACTTCATGTAATATTAGTCTTTCTACTAGAACTGTAATGTTCTGAAGTTGTCAGagcttgttcttttctgtgagtAATTGGGCTCTCCTGCTTGTAAATTATCAGATCTCTTCAGTTGCTCAGGTTGTTTGTCCTTCACACCTGttggaaggctgctctgaagctTGAGGTTTGAGGTCTCTTCAGACTATAGCTTATTCCAGCTGCAAGTCTGGTCTTCCATTTGTGTTTGGCTTATACGTTTATTCTTGGGTTGATGTAGTACTTACTCCTTGAAAGCACCCATAGACTATTTGGTTGCTCTTTTCTCAGATTCACTAGATGAAACTACGCTTACAGTTTGCTCCCATAAAATAGATTTGGTTTTTGCCTGTGTTGTTCTTGAGCTGTCCTTCCCTACCGTGCTTCTTCCGCTCTGATCTCGGTCACTTTTGAACATGGGTGACTGGTGTTTGCAGAATGCAGGAGTGGGTTTATTAgcttagtggaaaaaaagactttggtTTAGTGATTCTGGTGTTACGCGGTGCTTTTGGCTGTATTTACTCTACCCTAGTTAGCCTTGTCCTGGATCTGGTCTTTTTTCATCTAGGCAGTTGCTTTTGTGAACTCTTGTAGCACGACAGCTTTagtctttctgttgcttttcagtaAGGCTTTTATTTTGTAGATAACTCCTATCTGAGGTTTGGCTGACTTTCACAGATTCTCAAAAGGTTTACTTTATACTGAGGAGTTTAGCTTCTCTATTAAAATAGAAGATCCCCATGTTGTTCATATTAAGCATCAGGGAATTTCCAGCTAGCCTGAATTTCTCTGCtctaaatttcttttctaagaaGGCTGATGCAGTTGTTCATCACTTTCAGTGCACTTTGTTGAACTTTTACGAATAAAAACTGGTCTGCTTTATCAGAACTTATTTCCTGGCTTATCTCTTGAGCTCCTCCCTGTAAGCAGCAGCTGTCTTCAATCATCTGCTCAggaggctttttgtttttagggaggaagggaaggttTGCTGATGCCTGCTTTGTATTCTGTCGAGTAAAAATTCAACTCTTCTTGTGCACATGaatcttttttcctgtgtgtgaGGTAATGTGGgttcaagttttcttttttctttttttttttcttatgttgcCACTTTCTTCACAGTAGCATATGGGTGGTTTTGTTCAACGTGACGCGAAGCAGGCAGGACTCATCTTTAGATCTTTACATTGTAAAGAGATGACAGACTAGTATGTGCACTCTGCTGGGATCAAAAGATAATAGCATTGCAGCAGTGTTCCTTGTTCCGtctattctaaaaaaaattttaattggAGAACTTTTGATAACAAATCCCTATGTATGAGACCATTCAAAGGCTGTGTAACATGGTTGCTATTAGGGTTGCTGTGTTTGCTTCTGTCAaagaactaatttttttttaggaaaaaaaaaaaaagcccagataTTACTAATGCTTTTCCTTGGTAGCTCAAAGTGTACTGAAAGCATTAATCTTTGCCATTTGGTACTACTTGGGTGAACTGTTTTTCTAAGAACAGAGTAGATGGAAAGATGATTTGCAGACAGAATGAGTCATCTCGATGGAATTGGCCAATATGCCACTACAGCCTTCAGTGAAAGGCTTTGGTCCGATAAGTGGTTGTTTTCATACATTGTAAACTATTGGGATGGAATTGGAAATAATTAGGACTTGAGGTGTGCCAGTTGTTTGACCTTTGCAGTGCTACAGGTTACTGTTATTGAAATCTGCACGATTCCCCAGAGACTTGCCTCTTGTGTTGTCaattttttaatgctctttctCTTGCTATCTCAGTCTTCCAGATAAGAGTTATCTCTTTAAGGTTCAAAGACTGTCAGCTTATAAACCTTCTTTCTTTATTATGTACAGCAAGAGATGGTGGGAAGGGTGAGAGTTTTCGAGTCcagtattttaattctttttagaTGTGGTATATCTAGGACGTCTGTATGTGGAAAGGGCTGGATGCTTTCAAAAACCTTTTAAAGTAATCTTTCATTGCAGAACTGTCAATTTTGGGCCTTGATAGTGGAAGAAGGTaggaaaagctggggagggagagagatttttctcttaaatctgGTGTAATTTAAAGTTCTTTTTTCATCCAGCTAAAAACTGCCTTTGTTatcattctcttctctttctagGTTTCCATGAAGATAAAAGGTTGAAATGTCGATGGCCTGTTGGTAGCTGGGTGCTGGTTGTCATCTGGAAGGTTCCTGCCGGTGTCTTCTCCCAGTAGTTGGTGTCACATTGGCTGCTGAGAATCATGAAGGTTGTACCGGAGAAGAATGCGGTCCGCATCCTGTGGGGTAGGGAACGAGGTACCCAGGCGCTGGGTGCTCAGCGGCTCCTGCAGGAGTTGGTGGAAGATAAAACTCGATGGATGAAATGGGAGGGCAAGGTAAGGTAGTGGAAGAGGTGTGCAGGCTGATGTTGGAGTGGGGGATGGGAGGCAGggatttgaaataaattctCGTGATTGTATATTTGATGTGTTACGCTTGATATGCTCTCTGGCTGTGTTCAGTTCCTGCAGTGGTGTGAGAATAGATACGTTTCTGCAGTGAGTTCCCCTTGTTGTCTGTGTGGCTTACAGTTCAAGTATGATCATATGACACTTGCAACACTTCCTGCTTTGTTGGCTTTTTCAGAAAGTTGAGTTACCAGACAGTCCACGCTCCACCTTCTTGCTGGCGTTTAGTCCAGACAGGTAATTAACTCCTAGTTCATTCCCTGTTTCAGCAGTCTCCTTACACTTACAGAAGTGAAGGAGGTTTGTACCCATTGAGTTGTTCAAGCCTGAACAGCCAAGAGAAACTTCTGGTTCCTGACGTGCATGGACAGAACTTGCACACCTTCCTAATCTTGCAGCTTCAGGCGTAGCAGATATTTAATTTCTGAGGTGCCCAAGTGATATGTAGTTTTAAGGAAGAAGAATTTGTACGGCTGCCACgagatttcttaaaaaaaacttgAGGAAGTTAAGAGTGTTTCATCACAACATACCAAGTGTTGGGGCGTATCCACTGGGATATCGAGGATGAAAGAACAGAGCAGAATGATGCCTATGttggaaacagaaatggagGTGGGATCTCTCAGTGCCACTTGACTCTGGTTGAGCTGGTGTGGAAAACTGGGAATGTTTGTTTGCCCCAAGTTGTCACTCAGAGGAGTTCCTTCTGAGCTGTATGTTGACTCTGACTTTTAAAAGTCAAGTTTGTGCTTGCAGATCTGATGAGCTCGTTTGCATGAACCCCAAAATCTGGCCACAAGAACCTCTATTGCCATTGGTGATACGATAGCCTCTTAACCCTTTGAGTGTGGGGCTTTGTGTGGGACTGCTGCTGGGTTAGATGTGAAAAGACCCTGTTGAGTTGAAGCTAACCACAGTTTGGTCTTGCTGTACTCTTTTCATGCTGATGTTTATCCCGCTTTCTGCATTCCCAGGACCCTAATGGCTTCCACACATGTGAACCACAACATCTACATCACAGAGGTGAAAACGGGCAAGTGTGTTCACTCCTTGGTTGGACATCGTCGCACTCCCTGGTGTGTGACCTTCCATCCCACCATCCCAGGCCTCATTGCTTCAGGATGCCTAGATGGGGAGGTTAGAATTTGGGATCTACACGTAAGTCTTTCCTGAAACTCATACCCCTTTTGTATTTGGTGGGTGGTTGACCTTTTTAGTCTGAAATTGTTTCCCAAATGTTGCCTGGTAAGAAACCTGTTTGGAAGTTTTACATAGGACAGATTGTAGCCATCCTTCTTTGTCTAGAGAGATGATGACAGATTCTTCATTCAATCAGGCCAGGTAGGTTGTTCTTCTTAGCCTTGCACGTATATTTGGTATAAATGGTACAGATGATCTCTAGTTCTGGAGAACTTTGTGCAAGGAGCCTGTTTAGCTTATGTGAAAGGCTTGATGTCTTTCATTCCACTGGGATATTTGAACTTTTTATTAGAGaagctgctgccctgtgtgTTCTACTTTGCCTGATGATCGTCCCAGAGACAAAACCTGTATTCTCACCTGGTTGTTCTGAGAGGCAGCATTTGTATGGGCTGCTTGAGACACGCTTAGttgtaaaaatgcatttgtggtCATTGTTGCAGATAGTGCTATGTTCTGGACATGGACACATATTAGAGCAGCCGTTGCTGTTGAAAATATGTGACTTCCATGCTGTAGGCAGTCTTGGAGAGGGCACATACATGGAAACCCGATGATCTCAAGCTGCGTGATAAACTGCTTGTGATTCTTGACTCCTCACCCAGGGTGGAAGTGAAAGCTGGTTCACAGATAGCAACAATGCCATTGCATCGCTCGCTTTTCATCCTACGGCTCAGCTCTTGCTGATTGCAACGGCCAATGAGATACATTTCTGGGACTGGAGCCGTCGGGAGCCTTTTGCAGTGGTGAAAACAGCCAGTGAAATGGAGCGGGTCCGGTGAGTTCCTGTTTCCAGGGGGAGTGAGCACTAATCTAGAAAAAATGGTCTGGCTTGGGGACTGGGGGTTGTTCCTATGGGTTACTGCATCCTTCACACAGAGAATGTGAAGAGAAGCGTTGTCTGCAGCTCTTTCACCTAACTGGTAGAAAGAGTTCTGTgggcaggaggaaaagcaaCTGGAAATAGTGTATCAGTTTGGCTGTTCTTATTTATAGTCCTATAAATGTCTTCGGGATCTCCATTTTTGTTTGTAAACTTGGTAATGAACTTGTCAGTATTAAGGATGAGAGAACCCAAAAGTTACTGGAAGAGAGTTCTGAACTACTATGCAAGTGCAATTACGGAGAAAACTGTTGCTGGAAACTTGATGCCATCCTTTGAGCAGTTTAAGATGATGAAGTAACGTTCAAGAGGAGTTAATCTCTCCCTTTGTACTTAATTCCAATTTGTAATATGTATGTACATCTTCCCTAAAACTTCCTGTCTGTTTCAACTGATACAGAAGTGCTTGCTTCCAGCTTTTAACTTCTTTGTAGCGTTGCTGTGGACTAAAAAATAGCTGCAGTCTTAAGAAAACATACTTATTTAATTGAATGTGTAAGCTTTTTGACATCCTTCAGAAGCAAAGATGGTAATGTAGTAACATTCTCATTGCATATATTTCATGTaggattttcttttgtgctgtgtTCAGCTTCGTGTGTCAATGTGGAATGCAAACTGATGATTGATactctgcctttgcttttgttttagacTAGTACGGTTTGATCCCTTGGGACACTACTTGCTCACAGCAATTGTTAACCCTTCCAACCAGCAGGTAAGGGTAATGTCGGTGCCTGCACTGGCTGACTCTTTACAAGATGCTCCTCATGTGTTAACCCTAGTCTGTTCCTAAGTAGCCTTGTGCTATTTCAAAAATCTGAAGTCTTTCCGATCAGAGTTCTGTCCCAACTTAACTGGTCATAGGAATGCTTTCACGTAATGTGCAGGGCTATTAAAGAACTCTAAGTGTGCTTGTTTTGCCCCCGCTGTCATTAGTGGTGGGACAGATTTCTTCATGTCCCTgctctttcagttgttttgtGACATTCTCTTGGATTGGAAGCTATGCAAGGTATTACTAGCAGTGCTCCTCACAGCTGCTGACTGTCAGATGCTGCTGATTCTGTTGGTAGAAACTGCGTGTTGTTGAAGCTCActgggctgcaggaagagctTGTCTGGATCCCAAAAATGAGCTCCTTTGAAGTCTGGCTTCCTGCAAGTCAATGCCAGACTCATTTTTTCATCTCTAGGAAGAGGCTTTATCGCATTCTTTCATCTGTCTGGGATAGCAGTTGGCTTTCTTGTGTTTATCTGGAAGTGCAGGATTTTTGCTGTGAGGAggctgaacttttttttccttctgcagagtgACGAGGAAGTGGAAATCTCCGTGGACAGCACAGAGATGCCGCACTATCGCCAGCGCGCTATCCTTCCCTCTCAACCTGTGAGGCGCACACCTCTCCTCCACAACTTCCTGCATATGTTGTCCTCCCGCTCCTCTGGCATACAGGTGGGAGAGCAAAACAGTGTTCAAGACTCTGCTACCCCATCCCCTCCACCGCCTCCACCACCTCCGCCTCCAGCCAGTGAGAACACAAGGGCATCTGTTTATAACAGGCTCCGGGAGCGTGTCAGCTACCCCACAGCAGAGTGCTGCCAGCACTTGGGGATGTTGTGCCTTTGCAGCCGATGCTCTAGTGCAAGACTTCCGTCTTCTCTCTTCCCACACCAGGAAAATGCACCCTCCACGTCTTCTGGGGCCACTGGCACGTCCTTCTCCTCTGTGCAGACAGAGCCTTACCAATCCCCAGAGCAGGCATCTGTAGcacaggaggagcaggggaTACTTAACAGGCcctctgctttcagcacagttcagagcagcgctgctggcaACACCCTGCGCAACCTTAGCCTGGGCCCCACGCGGCGGTCCCTGAGCGGGCCCTTGGCAGGCCACCAGTCCCGCTACCAGCAGTCTGCAAGAGAGATGGCTTCGGGCTTGGGCGGGTCTGACTGGTCCAGGACAGTGCTGAACATGAGCTCCCGGTCAGAGCTGGAAGCCATGCCTCCCCCTAGGACCAGTGCCTCCTCCGTGAGCTTGCTGTCGGTGCTGcggcagcaggagggaggtTCCCAGGCATCGGTCTATACTTCTGCAACAGAAGGGAGAGGCTTCCTAGCCCCAGGGGCTGAGGCGGACAGTGGTAGTGGCACTGGCCCGAGCAATCCGGCCAGCATCCGTAATGAGCTCCAGTGTGATTTGAGGCGATTCTTCCTGGAATATGACCGACTTCAGGAGTTAGATCAGGGAATTGCTGGGGAGCCCAGCCAGTCGCAACAGGCTCAAGAAATGCTCAACAACAACATTGAGCCTGATCGGCCTGGTCCCTCCCATCAGCAGACTCCacacagcagtgaaaacaattCCAATTTGTCCCGGGGTCACCTGAACCGCTGTCGCGCTTGTCATAACCTGCTGACCTTTAACAATGACACGCTGCGCTGGGAAAGAAGCACGCCTAGCTACACACCAGGGCAGGTCCAAAGCACATTTGAGGGTGTGCCTCCAAATACCAGCCAGGTGCAGCCTGCAGAGAGAACCGAGGGCAGAGCTCCTGCCTctagcaggctgcagctgggcagctcTTCCACCCCGCAGGAGGAGAGGACCGTGGGAGTGGTCTTTAACCAGGAGACGGGGCACTGGGAGAGAGTTTACAGCCAGTCGGCTTCAAGCAGACCTGGGAATGTATCACAGGAGGCCTTAAACCAGGAAATGCCTGAGGAAAGCTCAGAGGAGGATTCACTCAGGAGGTAAGATATATGCCTGGCcttcctcctccattttttCTTGAACCTTTCCCATCTGGCCTGAGTTTTTCAGTATATTCAGAGTTTAAAACCTTATGTGTTCATGTGCTGTTTGTGTAGATGAAAACACTGAGACACTGCATTGATGTCTTTTATAGCTGCCGCTGTCATTCCGTTCATAGGTGCTGAAGGTTGTAAGGACAGGGAGCAGGCCTCTTaatggggaaggaggaagataGCACATACGGGCAAGAGGACATGCTCTTGTAGCAAAGCTTTGGGATGAACTGTGCTCCTGATGTTTCCCAGATGTTGTAGAGGGGGTGGGAAAACAGGATATACTGCTGTCCTTTGTATGTCATACCACGTGCATGCTGTGCATGGAGAATCTTCCCAGGTTAGGCATGGGAAATCAATCAGGAGTTGAGAATTGCTTTtctgagtcatagaatcatagaattatttgagttggaagggacccttaaaggccatctagtccaacgtCTCTGtaatgaacaaggacacctacagctagataagtttgctcagagcccagtccagcctgtccttgaataTTTCCGAGGATGGGGTgtccaccatctctctgggcaacctgttccagtgcctcaccacccttattgtaaaaaacaaaaaacaaaacaaacaaaaaaaaccaaacacacacacacacacacacacacacacacacacacacacacacacacacacacacacacactttcttatccaatctaaatctcccgtcctttagtttgaaatgatttccccttgtcttgtcacaacagatcctgcctgtctgtccccttcttatagtcccccttcagatactgaagggctgctgtcaggtctccctggagccttctcttctccaggctgagcaggggATTCTCTTctcctcagcctgtcctcgcaggggaggtgtttcatcccttggatcattttcgtggccctccactggatgtgctccaacaggtccacataCCTCCTctgctgaggactccacacctgGATGCAATATTGCAGGTTaagtctcaccagcacagagcagaggggcaggatcacctctcttgacctgctcgccatgcttcttttgacaCAGCCCTGggtatggttggctttctgggctgtgagggtacattgctggctcatgtccaagCTTACCATCCACAAGTatcccaagtccttttcagcagggctgaaTGTTCTATCCTTAATTTAGAGTTGCTGAGTTGGAAGGATTAACAATCATTTACTTGGCTGTTGCCATGTAGACTGAGAAAAGGTAAAGCTCCATGTCAGATGGTTGGGCATATACCTTGGTTGTGAGTGTTTGATCAAACCCATGTGCTTTGCTTGCCTTTGATACAGAGGTAAGTTTTGAAAGTGGCTTCCGTTCACCTGAATGTGGTGAGAGCTTTTTGGGAGCCTGTTGGTCACTGAAAATTGTAGGGCCTGCTGTATTCTTTTTTAGCAAGgtgattttgttttggaaggatTTTTAAGGCTTCAGATGTGTTAGAGGAAACAGAGCAAGCGAAATCAGGCTTGCTCTCTCCACTGGCTTGTAGCAATGTTTCAGCTACATAGGCATTCTTTGGATAGTGTTTCCCCACTTCTTTCAGTTTGACATCCTCTTGGTCAAGTGATTTATGCATTTGCCAGAGGAAAGGTCCAGTCCTGGTGTTTCTCAGAAATGGATGCTGTGTGCTTTAGGAAAGTAAAATTTCCAGGTTTGGTGCAAATGGTACTGACTGGTGAGGCTTTGTACACAGGAGTGCCTGAGGAAAGGgaattctttcctccttcctgcagaTAAGCTTATTATACTCGAGCTGGAACAGTGGCTGCCTTTCTTGTTGCTGTAGTTGTATAGCAAGTAAGTTGTGCTGGTCATGAAATGATTCATCTGCTTCTAAATCCTTgccccagtttttttttttaatagcctgTCATGAGAGTCTCAAGCTGAACTTGGTAACTACTTCTTTCTTGGCCTGAGACTTACCTGATGCTAATTTATATCAGGTATCCTCTAGACCCCTTATAAAAGAGCAGAGTGGTTGGAAGGAACTGGCAAATTTACCTTTGAAATGGCACTTGAGTAAGTTTTACatcatctttcttttgaaatagcTGTACATGCTCTTATATCCACTCTGCTATGTTGCTTGTTCTCTGGACTAAGTCACTGCAGTGTCATAAATAAAGAGGGCAAATGCAGTGATCAGGCTATTGGTAGTTATTTGGACAGTGCGGTGTAATGGAATCTATAGGTACAATCCTCCGGCTAGTTCTCTAGAAGTtaccatttctttaaaaatgtcctGGGGTATACGGCTCAGCCTACCCCACCGTGCAGGAGCTGAACTGATCGAGGCCTTAGAGCTGAAATTCTGTAACTGGATTTCCAGGTTGCTTTGCAGGTGCTGGttgctgctgtctgctcctTGATTGTATCATCTGTACAGGGTCAGTTGCCTACTGGATTGTCTCTGAGAACAGATGCTTTTTGCTAGGATGGATAAATTTGAGGCATGTAGCTCAGTGAGTAAGCTTAATTCCTGAGGAATTCCTGTAGTATGAAACCTTtagtaaaacatttttgtcagaGATTGCTGACAAGTTTTTAGGGACTCTTATTTTGTCAGTCTCCGGCTTCTACTATCAGACTTTCCTTGAGAACAGGCGTGGCAGGGATTTCTTCACTTCTAGCTGAAGTGTAGGTGACTGTAGTATAGTGAGGTAAGGAACCTGGAAGCAGTGGCAGTGAGGAGTCTGGTGGTAGTGAAATGCTCATGGCAATTTCCTTGAAGTAAAactttatttgctttcctgttaAACATACTGGTTGGACCTGTGGGGAGCTTTATGAAGTCTTTTCCCTTAAAAGGAACCTTGTGTGTGGAAAACCTGTGTCCTGCAGCTGTGATGTTTTACCCTTCTCAAAAGCTgttatatttttcctcataGAGCAATAGCAAGTCAGCAAGCGTCCACttacctacttttttttcctgtagaatgAACATCCTCAGGTCCAGCTGCCAAGTCTCCCAGACATCAGTTGTGCTCTCATGATGGGCAGTTCTGGAACCACTTCTATATAGCAGCATCCAAAATGTGTATTAATTTTTGCAGCTCCAGAAGTCGGCAAAGATGGTGACTAAGGTTCATGAGGTGTAAGCTATGTAATGCTGAAAGCGATAGGGAAATAGAAGAGGGGAAGTAAGTCTTAAAGCCCAAGGGAACAAGTGGTGACTGAATTACACGTTTATAATCAATGTAATTTTGTACCTGTGGACTTGAGTTTAGGTTTTAGCATTAGCGATGTCCATGCGTTTGCTCCTAACCTGAACCTTAACTTACgttcttctttgtttctccattAGATGTCCTCATTGGACAGTTGAGCACTTTATTCTTAGACTAGCTGAaaattcctagaaaaaaaattgcatctgGAAACTGTGTGTGCATTCCCATTCCTTGACGTGGTTTCCTTGACTTAAAAGTGGCTTGTTGGGAAGACATTGCCGTAGAGGGTCAGTTAAGTTAATAGATAGTTTAATGAAGGATATTCCTCTTTGAATTGTGTTATTGCAGCTATGCCAGCTGGTTATGGAGACAATTCAGCTCTTTCTGATGATGCTGGATTAATTATCTTGGGCTAATGGTGAAAGCACTAATAAGTGTGTAATGAAGCTATTCCTGACTAACAGCTCTGGCACCTCTAATAGGAGAAGTGTGTCACCGAGAGCCTCAGCAGTACAGCAGCCTTGTCATTTTCAACTTGGCCTGAAAGCAACACAAACATTGAGGAGCTTGAAGCTGTGTCAGGAATGTATGAAGTTGGAGAAGGTTGTGGTCTACCTTAAGTAGAAGCTGGGTGACATTGAGGTTCAGTTTTTCTGAGGTTCTCCAAGCTGTTCTCATTAATTCAAATgtaggttgttgttttttttcctctgtggatTGATCTTTGCTTCACTTCTAACATCAAAGTGAAAAGAGCCTTAGAAATCCCTGAAATTGGTCTGTGAAATGTGCTGCATGAAATTGGTAATAGAAGCTTTTGGCAAGATCAGGATGAAGGAAAGATAATTGAGCAACAGATGATAGctggtttcatttttctgtaaattgttaattaaaaatgggTTGAGAAAGCATTGTGTTAATACTGTAATCTTAGTGAGGAAAAAGATCCCGTAAGTACTTTAAGCCATTGTTGTTGCATGGGCCAATTCAGATTTATAATGACAAGCTGAATAAGGATATGACAGAATCTTTCTAGCCAGCCGCTTGCTTGTGTGTAGTGATGTCGACTTATTAAG is from Numida meleagris isolate 19003 breed g44 Domestic line chromosome 6, NumMel1.0, whole genome shotgun sequence and encodes:
- the AMBRA1 gene encoding activating molecule in BECN1-regulated autophagy protein 1 isoform X1 — encoded protein: MKVVPEKNAVRILWGRERGTQALGAQRLLQELVEDKTRWMKWEGKKVELPDSPRSTFLLAFSPDRTLMASTHVNHNIYITEVKTGKCVHSLVGHRRTPWCVTFHPTIPGLIASGCLDGEVRIWDLHGGSESWFTDSNNAIASLAFHPTAQLLLIATANEIHFWDWSRREPFAVVKTASEMERVRLVRFDPLGHYLLTAIVNPSNQQSDEEVEISVDSTEMPHYRQRAILPSQPVRRTPLLHNFLHMLSSRSSGIQVGEQNSVQDSATPSPPPPPPPPPPASENTRASVYNRLRERVSYPTAECCQHLGMLCLCSRCSSARLPSSLFPHQENAPSTSSGATGTSFSSVQTEPYQSPEQASVAQEEQGILNRPSAFSTVQSSAAGNTLRNLSLGPTRRSLSGPLAGHQSRYQQSAREMASGLGGSDWSRTVLNMSSRSELEAMPPPRTSASSVSLLSVLRQQEGGSQASVYTSATEGRGFLAPGAEADSGSGTGPSNPASIRNELQCDLRRFFLEYDRLQELDQGIAGEPSQSQQAQEMLNNNIEPDRPGPSHQQTPHSSENNSNLSRGHLNRCRACHNLLTFNNDTLRWERSTPSYTPGQVQSTFEGVPPNTSQVQPAERTEGRAPASSRLQLGSSSTPQEERTVGVVFNQETGHWERVYSQSASSRPGNVSQEALNQEMPEESSEEDSLRRRLLESSLISLSRYDGAGSREHPIYPDPARLSPAAYYAQRMIQYLSRRDSIRQRSMRYQQNRLRSSSSSSSTSENSSPAVEGNDLEFDDFERDNGDRSRHRAPRNARMSAPSLGRFVPRRFLLPEYLPYAGIFHERGQPGLATHSSVNRVLAGAVIGDGQSAVASNIANTTYRLQWWDFTKFDLPEISNASVNVLVQNCKIYNDASCDISADGQLLAAFIPSSQRGFPDEGILAVYSLAPHNLGEMLYTKRFGPNAISVSLSPMGRYVMVGLASRRILLHPSTEHMVAQVFRLQQAHGGETSMRRVFNVLYPMPADQRRHVSINSARWLPEPGLGLAYGTNKGDLVICRPEALNSGVEYHWDQQNENVFTVHSSSRSTERPGTSRATWRTDRDMGLMNAIGLQPRNPPTSVTSQGTQTLAPQLQNAETQTEREVQEQESTSAGTGEGEGPEYGASGEDALSRIQRLMAEGGMTAVVQREQSTTMASMGGFGNNIIVSHRIHRSSQTGAESSGAEGTSAQQSTSQQLAAEMEGRILSESMQLSEHGLSPRTSSGGSEGRGIGDLDLLEQAQSSMDAEGPIEYSDLTNNNHLPDSTNFYSNDSTSGESRNR